A region from the Roseibium algicola genome encodes:
- the traD gene encoding conjugal transfer protein TraD: MDRKKDAREKIQLGGLIVKAGLRETDKAILLGILTDAAKQLGDTNQRDRWRAIGKAAFKDDSQKGNVDADPDSPHAGGGVGLERD, translated from the coding sequence ATGGACCGCAAGAAAGACGCAAGAGAGAAGATCCAGCTCGGCGGCCTCATCGTCAAAGCCGGACTTCGCGAAACCGACAAGGCCATCCTTCTCGGCATCCTCACCGATGCCGCGAAACAGCTTGGCGATACAAATCAGCGCGACAGATGGCGCGCGATCGGAAAGGCGGCGTTCAAGGATGACAGTCAAAAGGGCAATGTTGATGCTGATCCCGATAGCCCTCATGCTGGCGGCGGTGTGGGGCTTGAGCGGGATTGA
- a CDS encoding conjugal transfer protein TraB, with protein MIQDILAPSRRAAFSAWREKCSPSSPKFARGLLCVLGGIATGTIGWSGNVLLLPAGMLFPAFWAYSPSRSVAALVAAAHFLGASRGLPQGASIFFGSQYAIGIGLWFAASLVFVAVYSALWSGRSGWPRMLRYLIASVLMSLPPFGIMGWASPITAAGVLFPGWSWFGLAATAILLLMMTTSLWRIAVPIVAGCAAWSAAFWTDPNVIEGWTGINTTFRYEGAGQHAGYEQQQETIAMVRKAAGQGAKVAVLPESALGLWTPTTERLWTDALSDLSVTVIGGAAAIQKSGYDTVMVEIAKSDTRILYRERMPVPVSMWQPWRRLTGDGGGANAYIFYNPVMPVAGYRAAPLICYEQLIIWPVLQSMALNADIIVAIANGWWTGGSNITAIQRASVTAWAKLFDVPLVIAFNE; from the coding sequence ATGATTCAAGATATTTTGGCCCCATCCCGGCGAGCGGCATTCTCGGCCTGGCGCGAGAAGTGCTCACCTTCCAGCCCTAAATTCGCGCGGGGTCTGCTTTGCGTCCTGGGAGGCATTGCGACCGGCACAATCGGCTGGTCCGGCAACGTGCTTCTGCTGCCGGCCGGAATGCTGTTTCCGGCTTTCTGGGCCTATTCTCCGTCCCGATCCGTGGCGGCGCTGGTGGCAGCGGCGCACTTCCTCGGAGCCTCACGAGGCTTGCCGCAGGGCGCGTCCATATTCTTCGGATCCCAATATGCTATCGGAATCGGCCTTTGGTTCGCAGCGTCTCTCGTCTTTGTCGCCGTCTATTCCGCGCTGTGGTCGGGCCGATCCGGTTGGCCGCGAATGCTGCGGTATCTAATCGCAAGCGTTCTGATGAGCTTGCCACCCTTCGGAATCATGGGTTGGGCCAGCCCGATCACTGCGGCCGGCGTGCTCTTTCCGGGATGGAGCTGGTTCGGACTGGCAGCGACCGCGATCCTGTTGCTCATGATGACCACAAGCCTTTGGAGGATCGCGGTCCCGATTGTCGCCGGATGTGCTGCTTGGTCCGCCGCATTCTGGACGGACCCGAACGTAATTGAGGGTTGGACCGGCATCAACACCACTTTCCGCTATGAAGGGGCTGGACAGCACGCCGGTTATGAGCAGCAGCAGGAAACAATCGCCATGGTTCGCAAGGCGGCCGGGCAGGGGGCTAAGGTAGCGGTCCTGCCCGAGAGCGCTTTAGGACTATGGACTCCGACGACGGAACGGCTCTGGACAGATGCTTTGTCGGATCTGTCAGTGACCGTGATCGGGGGCGCCGCGGCCATTCAAAAGAGCGGCTATGACACGGTGATGGTGGAGATCGCGAAGTCGGACACGCGGATCCTCTATCGCGAACGCATGCCGGTCCCGGTTTCCATGTGGCAGCCTTGGCGCCGGCTCACAGGAGACGGCGGCGGAGCCAACGCCTACATATTCTACAATCCAGTTATGCCTGTCGCGGGCTATCGCGCAGCGCCGTTGATCTGCTACGAGCAGTTGATTATCTGGCCTGTCCTGCAATCCATGGCTTTGAACGCCGATATCATCGTGGCGATCGCCAACGGCTGGTGGACCGGCGGAAGCAACATTACCGCTATTCAGCGTGCCAGCGTCACAGCCTGGGCAAAGCTGTTCGATGTTCCGCTGGTGATCGCATTCAACGAGTGA
- the traF gene encoding conjugative transfer signal peptidase TraF — protein MEKARRRGKRKALAILSLAGLAIGGIAAAGFLGGYRINTTPSFPLGLWRIEELSREARRGDTLFICPPANSPAIELARDRLYLPAGLCNGGMAPLIKTVVALPGQTVTIEGNQVAVDGELLAHSSIQAKDEQGRPLTAYAGGIVPAGDIFVHSDYVASYDSRYFGPIPASGILGLAREVLTFQP, from the coding sequence ATAGAGAAGGCGCGGCGACGGGGCAAGCGGAAAGCCTTGGCAATCCTGTCGCTGGCCGGATTAGCGATTGGCGGCATTGCCGCCGCCGGTTTTCTCGGCGGCTACCGGATCAACACCACACCGAGTTTCCCACTCGGACTTTGGCGGATCGAGGAACTGTCCAGGGAAGCTCGCCGGGGGGACACATTGTTCATCTGTCCGCCGGCGAATTCGCCGGCGATCGAACTGGCGCGCGATCGGCTCTATCTTCCTGCAGGTTTGTGCAACGGCGGCATGGCACCGCTCATCAAAACCGTTGTGGCCTTGCCGGGACAGACCGTCACCATCGAGGGCAATCAGGTTGCCGTCGATGGCGAGCTCCTGGCGCATTCTTCCATCCAGGCGAAGGACGAGCAGGGGCGTCCATTGACCGCCTATGCCGGGGGTATCGTTCCGGCGGGCGATATCTTTGTTCATTCCGATTACGTGGCTTCTTATGATTCAAGATATTTTGGCCCCATCCCGGCGAGCGGCATTCTCGGCCTGGCGCGAGAAGTGCTCACCTTCCAGCCCTAA
- a CDS encoding type II toxin-antitoxin system Phd/YefM family antitoxin, whose protein sequence is MISLQDAKNRFSAVVEAAMAGRPQEVSRRGKPAVVVISSEEYRRLLREAKGRRESFADHVLSFPGEGIERSKVSPRDVEF, encoded by the coding sequence ATGATTTCTCTTCAAGATGCAAAGAACAGATTCAGCGCTGTGGTTGAAGCCGCAATGGCTGGCCGGCCTCAGGAAGTGTCCCGCAGAGGCAAACCAGCTGTCGTCGTTATTTCCTCGGAAGAGTATCGCCGGCTTCTCAGAGAAGCGAAGGGGCGGCGCGAGAGCTTTGCAGACCATGTCCTCAGCTTCCCGGGAGAGGGCATTGAGCGATCAAAGGTATCGCCCCGGGATGTCGAATTTTGA
- a CDS encoding DUF736 domain-containing protein — MTDNLTNYIQFAGDKLTGNIATLAFDVDVTGEALHSDNEKAPKFRLYAKSPAGKRIDIGGIWERNNANGDPYFSLTINTGHSKFYANLGRYPDHDDDALQAVIPNDYLNSDRRG; from the coding sequence ATGACCGACAACCTCACCAACTACATCCAGTTCGCCGGTGACAAGCTCACAGGCAACATTGCAACTCTGGCCTTCGACGTCGATGTGACCGGCGAAGCCTTGCACAGCGACAACGAGAAAGCCCCCAAGTTCCGGCTCTATGCCAAGAGCCCAGCCGGCAAGCGCATCGATATCGGTGGCATCTGGGAGCGAAACAACGCCAACGGCGATCCGTACTTTTCGCTCACCATCAACACGGGCCACTCGAAGTTCTACGCGAACCTCGGCCGGTATCCGGATCATGATGACGATGCACTTCAGGCCGTCATTCCGAATGACTATCTGAACAGCGATCGCCGGGGTTAA
- the traG gene encoding Ti-type conjugative transfer system protein TraG, producing MLIPIALMLAAVWGLSGIETKMAALATNQKAYMMLGRIGLTLPSLVAAGLGLIVLFSARGSLDVSWAGVGVLIGGLMVFTIAALHEVLRLNSFSSQVQPGTILQYADLYSLSGATGALFVGLFGLKVGLKGNTAFGVNRPKRVSGRRAIHGESDWMDNAMAARIFPEQGGIVLGERYRVDKDSVTEVNFDPRHKETWGKGGKAPLVAFDQGFGSTHGIVFAGSGGYKTTSVVIPTCLKYPGSMVVLDPSTEIAPMVSESRSAMGQKVICLDPKESDVGFNVLDWVGQFGSSIEEDIATVAAWLMSEKPRLASGADDFFRTNAEQLITSVIAHVVFSDQENATGSRSLRAVRSILTKPEENLKEFLADIHDTAPTEFVKELVGPFINMTPQTFSGVYATAAKETHWLSYDNYAALVSGNTFGTDTITNGRTTIFLNIDLSTLENHPGMARVIIGAFLKAVYNRDGNVNGRVLFMLDEAARLGYMRIIETARDAGRKYCISLLMLFQSLGQMREAFGGKDATSKWFESASWVSFSAINDPDTARYISDRCGMTTIEVEQVSRSSRGGHVTRNRSRQLSQRPLIQPHEVLQMRSDEQIIFTSGNEPLRCGRAMFFRRNDMTEKVGASRFGNSSQAKN from the coding sequence ATGCTGATCCCGATAGCCCTCATGCTGGCGGCGGTGTGGGGCTTGAGCGGGATTGAGACGAAGATGGCCGCGCTCGCCACAAATCAAAAAGCCTACATGATGCTCGGCAGGATCGGGCTCACCCTCCCCTCCCTCGTCGCTGCCGGCCTCGGTCTCATTGTTCTCTTTTCAGCGCGCGGCAGCCTCGACGTTAGCTGGGCTGGCGTGGGCGTACTCATCGGCGGCCTGATGGTGTTCACCATCGCGGCGCTCCATGAGGTGCTGCGGCTGAATTCATTTTCGTCTCAGGTGCAGCCTGGGACAATCCTGCAATATGCCGATCTCTATTCGCTCAGTGGTGCAACCGGCGCGCTCTTCGTCGGCCTGTTCGGATTGAAGGTCGGCCTGAAAGGAAACACGGCGTTCGGCGTCAATCGGCCGAAACGCGTTTCCGGCCGACGGGCCATCCATGGCGAAAGCGACTGGATGGACAACGCGATGGCTGCCAGGATCTTTCCGGAGCAAGGCGGAATTGTCCTGGGTGAGCGCTACCGGGTCGATAAGGATAGCGTGACGGAGGTCAATTTCGATCCGCGCCATAAGGAGACCTGGGGCAAAGGCGGCAAGGCTCCCCTCGTTGCATTCGATCAGGGGTTTGGATCAACCCACGGCATCGTCTTTGCCGGATCGGGCGGCTACAAGACGACATCGGTAGTCATTCCGACCTGCCTTAAATATCCTGGTTCGATGGTCGTCCTCGATCCATCGACAGAGATAGCGCCGATGGTATCTGAGAGCCGCAGCGCGATGGGACAGAAGGTTATCTGTCTCGATCCAAAGGAATCTGACGTCGGTTTCAATGTCCTCGATTGGGTCGGACAGTTCGGCTCGTCAATCGAAGAGGACATTGCGACGGTCGCGGCCTGGCTCATGTCGGAAAAGCCGCGGCTTGCATCCGGCGCCGATGACTTCTTCCGCACCAATGCGGAACAGCTCATTACCAGCGTAATCGCGCATGTGGTCTTTTCCGATCAAGAGAACGCCACGGGAAGTCGGTCGCTGCGCGCCGTGCGGAGCATTCTGACGAAACCGGAGGAGAACCTGAAAGAGTTCCTGGCCGACATCCACGACACGGCTCCGACCGAGTTCGTGAAAGAGCTTGTCGGTCCGTTCATCAACATGACGCCTCAGACCTTCTCGGGCGTCTATGCGACCGCGGCCAAGGAAACGCACTGGCTTTCCTATGACAACTATGCGGCGCTGGTATCCGGCAACACGTTTGGAACGGATACGATTACCAACGGTCGGACGACGATCTTTCTCAACATCGATCTGTCCACTCTGGAAAATCATCCCGGCATGGCCCGTGTGATCATCGGTGCGTTCTTGAAGGCTGTCTATAACCGGGACGGCAACGTCAACGGCCGGGTGCTCTTCATGCTGGATGAGGCTGCGCGCCTCGGCTACATGCGCATCATCGAGACGGCCCGTGATGCCGGTCGCAAATACTGCATCTCGCTCTTGATGCTATTTCAGTCTCTCGGACAGATGCGGGAAGCCTTCGGCGGGAAAGATGCCACGTCCAAGTGGTTCGAATCCGCGTCCTGGGTCTCCTTCTCCGCGATCAACGATCCGGACACGGCCCGGTACATTTCCGACCGCTGCGGCATGACGACAATCGAGGTGGAACAGGTCAGCCGCTCCTCGCGCGGTGGTCATGTCACCCGTAACCGGTCCCGCCAGCTCTCTCAGCGTCCTCTCATCCAGCCGCATGAAGTTCTGCAAATGCGATCCGACGAACAGATCATCTTCACCAGCGGCAACGAACCACTGCGTTGCGGCCGGGCCATGTTCTTCCGACGGAACGACATGACCGAGAAAGTCGGCGCGTCCCGGTTTGGCAACTCAAGCCAGGCGAAGAACTGA
- a CDS encoding type II toxin-antitoxin system VapC family toxin, whose product MIYVLDTNVITAARRAERAPKVAAWLSDKPEETLYVSVVTLGEIERGIRLQERRNMDFAKHLRQWLDRTVSMFGDRLLEFTASDALCWGELSARIGHNGADLMIAAQALTRNGWVVTGNASDFEPTGVQLVDPFV is encoded by the coding sequence TTGATCTATGTTCTGGATACAAACGTGATTACTGCCGCAAGGCGTGCGGAAAGAGCGCCCAAGGTCGCTGCCTGGTTGTCGGATAAGCCGGAGGAAACGCTCTATGTGAGCGTTGTCACGCTTGGCGAAATTGAAAGAGGAATCCGGCTTCAGGAACGGCGGAATATGGATTTTGCCAAGCATCTTCGTCAGTGGTTGGACCGGACGGTTTCAATGTTTGGAGACCGGTTGTTGGAGTTTACCGCATCAGATGCCTTATGTTGGGGTGAGCTCTCCGCGAGAATTGGTCACAACGGCGCTGATCTGATGATTGCTGCTCAGGCTTTGACCCGTAACGGATGGGTCGTTACCGGGAACGCGTCTGATTTTGAACCGACAGGCGTGCAACTTGTCGATCCATTCGTTTGA
- the traA gene encoding Ti-type conjugative transfer relaxase TraA — translation MAIYHFHVQVISRSEGRSSVAAAAYRHRTQMTVSNDLDHKKFNYAHKDGDLVHEELALPDQTPQWFRTLIDGRSVAGASEALWNAVEAHETRANAQLAREIVFALPSELSREENVALVQGYVREALTSRGMIADWVYHDKENNPHVHVMLTMAPLTEAGFGSKWETLLDAKGEPVRAGGQKNGKIQYKAWAGDKETLKQWRELWATHANKSLEQAGQETRIDHRSYEAQGIELRPTSKIGVQARNIAKEAKAQGREADLERAVWHAESCLENVRRIKRRPEIVIDAITREKSVFDERDIAKYLHRYVDDPGKFQDLLARVLNSPDVVKLAVEAVDPETCEMEPAKLTSREMMRLESEMARRADHLVSASSHGVDERSRAAVLSKIQQLSDEQRVAIERITADERMASVVGRAGAGKTTMMKAARQVWESNGYHVAGAALAGKAAEGLEKEAGIASRTLASWQLSWARGEGLPDRKTVFVIDEAGMVDSRQMCVFVETIAKAGAKLILIGDAEQLQPIEAGAAFRSLTGRTGYAELGTIYRQREQWMRDASMDLARGDVAKAINAYRANGHVVSMPLKDQVIKGMIDDWSADYDPSKSMLMLAHLRADVFELNKLARATLIERGLIEEGHKFRTEDGERFFAAGDQIVFLKNDRDLNVKNGMIGRVVEAGEGRIVAEIGAVGGSGGSDQTRRVEVNHKTYRNVDHGYATTIHKSQGATVDKVKVLATLSLDRHLTYVAMTRHREDVKLYHGALSFAKNGGLVEVLSKKGAKDTTLDYAGSELYAQALSYAGSRGLYGLRVAKAMVQNQRRWFGEQRAKLLALGERLAVLGAKLGIGSRGLATNALTVQTEPREQAAPLQPWIKGVEEWALSVTETVEAKLQSDATLTAHWVEIQNRARLVYEQPDEAVKSMRIDDIVKSSGAEQVSARDKLAEELANAPEQFGSLRGKTGMLAGKSAREAREQALNNVPQLSDDVKNYIRLRAEIGDLRTVELERERDLSRVDVPALSPAADGVLSRIRDAIDRNDLNAGLSFLLADKMVEAELGEVAAKLDQRFGERTFMAGLKPEGPAFEKAAARVADEDRSKLADAWPKFNALQKVDAKKRSQEKAQAQVLKKEQVKDQGMTR, via the coding sequence ATGGCCATCTATCATTTCCATGTTCAGGTGATCTCCCGGAGCGAAGGCCGGTCGAGTGTCGCGGCGGCGGCATACCGGCATCGTACCCAGATGACGGTATCGAACGATCTGGACCACAAGAAATTCAACTACGCCCATAAGGACGGCGATCTGGTTCATGAGGAACTGGCGCTGCCGGATCAGACGCCACAGTGGTTCCGGACACTGATCGACGGGCGGAGTGTCGCCGGCGCGAGCGAGGCTCTTTGGAATGCGGTCGAGGCGCATGAGACCCGCGCCAATGCGCAGCTTGCCCGCGAGATCGTGTTCGCGCTGCCGTCGGAATTGAGCCGCGAAGAGAACGTTGCCCTCGTCCAAGGCTATGTCCGCGAAGCCCTCACATCGAGAGGCATGATTGCGGATTGGGTCTATCACGACAAAGAAAACAATCCGCATGTCCATGTCATGCTGACGATGGCTCCTTTGACGGAGGCGGGGTTCGGGTCGAAGTGGGAAACGCTTCTCGATGCGAAAGGAGAACCGGTTCGGGCGGGAGGTCAGAAGAACGGCAAGATCCAGTACAAGGCATGGGCTGGCGACAAGGAAACGCTGAAACAGTGGCGGGAGCTTTGGGCCACGCATGCAAACAAGAGTTTGGAGCAAGCCGGCCAGGAAACGCGGATCGATCACCGCAGCTATGAGGCTCAGGGGATCGAGCTTCGCCCGACATCCAAGATCGGAGTTCAGGCTCGCAACATTGCCAAAGAAGCCAAAGCCCAAGGACGTGAAGCCGATCTGGAACGAGCGGTCTGGCATGCGGAAAGTTGCCTGGAGAACGTTCGGCGTATCAAACGCCGCCCGGAAATTGTCATTGATGCGATCACACGCGAGAAGAGCGTTTTCGATGAGCGGGACATTGCAAAATACCTTCATCGCTATGTGGACGATCCGGGTAAGTTCCAGGACCTGCTGGCGCGCGTTCTGAATTCCCCGGATGTCGTGAAGCTCGCCGTCGAAGCGGTTGATCCGGAAACCTGCGAAATGGAACCGGCGAAGCTCACCAGCCGGGAGATGATGCGGCTCGAATCGGAGATGGCGCGGCGGGCCGATCACCTTGTTTCCGCTTCCTCCCATGGCGTCGATGAGCGGTCTCGCGCCGCGGTCCTTTCCAAGATCCAGCAGCTTTCCGATGAACAGCGTGTTGCGATTGAGCGCATCACGGCCGATGAGCGAATGGCGTCCGTTGTCGGCCGGGCAGGGGCGGGCAAGACCACGATGATGAAAGCCGCCCGTCAGGTCTGGGAGTCGAACGGCTATCATGTCGCCGGCGCCGCCCTGGCGGGCAAGGCGGCCGAGGGGCTGGAGAAGGAAGCTGGAATCGCATCGCGCACCCTGGCGTCCTGGCAATTGTCGTGGGCGCGGGGTGAGGGGCTTCCGGATAGAAAGACCGTGTTTGTGATTGATGAGGCGGGCATGGTCGATAGTCGGCAGATGTGCGTCTTTGTCGAGACGATCGCGAAGGCCGGAGCCAAGCTCATTCTGATCGGGGACGCGGAGCAGCTGCAGCCGATCGAAGCCGGTGCCGCGTTTCGGTCCCTGACGGGCCGAACGGGCTACGCGGAACTTGGCACGATCTACCGTCAGCGCGAACAGTGGATGCGCGATGCGTCCATGGATCTTGCACGGGGCGATGTCGCCAAAGCGATCAACGCGTATCGCGCCAACGGTCACGTTGTCAGCATGCCGCTCAAGGATCAGGTCATCAAAGGCATGATCGATGACTGGTCGGCCGACTACGATCCCTCGAAGTCGATGCTGATGCTTGCCCATCTTCGAGCTGATGTTTTTGAGCTCAACAAGTTGGCACGCGCCACGCTCATTGAACGCGGTCTGATTGAGGAAGGGCACAAGTTCCGTACCGAGGACGGCGAACGGTTCTTTGCTGCTGGCGATCAGATCGTGTTCCTGAAGAACGACCGAGACCTAAACGTCAAGAACGGCATGATCGGCCGCGTGGTCGAAGCGGGTGAGGGGCGCATTGTTGCAGAGATCGGGGCTGTTGGTGGTAGTGGGGGATCGGATCAAACCCGGCGCGTCGAGGTCAACCATAAGACCTATCGCAATGTCGATCACGGCTATGCGACGACGATCCACAAATCTCAAGGCGCGACCGTCGACAAGGTCAAGGTTCTGGCAACGCTTTCGCTGGACCGGCATCTGACCTATGTCGCGATGACCAGGCACCGGGAAGACGTGAAGCTCTATCACGGAGCGTTGTCGTTTGCGAAGAATGGCGGCCTGGTCGAGGTTCTTTCCAAGAAAGGTGCCAAGGATACGACGCTCGATTATGCGGGCTCGGAACTCTATGCCCAGGCGCTCAGCTACGCGGGCAGTCGGGGTCTCTACGGACTTCGGGTTGCGAAGGCCATGGTGCAGAACCAGCGCCGTTGGTTTGGCGAGCAAAGGGCGAAGCTCTTGGCGCTCGGCGAGCGGCTTGCCGTGCTCGGCGCAAAGCTTGGCATTGGTTCACGCGGTCTTGCCACAAACGCACTTACCGTCCAAACAGAGCCACGCGAACAGGCGGCCCCGCTGCAGCCCTGGATCAAAGGCGTTGAGGAATGGGCACTATCCGTCACTGAGACTGTGGAGGCCAAATTGCAGTCCGATGCAACGTTGACAGCCCATTGGGTTGAAATCCAGAACCGCGCCCGTCTCGTCTATGAGCAGCCGGACGAGGCCGTAAAGTCGATGCGGATCGATGACATCGTGAAATCGAGTGGCGCTGAGCAGGTGTCCGCCCGCGATAAGCTCGCTGAAGAATTGGCGAATGCGCCCGAACAGTTCGGATCGCTACGCGGCAAGACGGGAATGCTTGCGGGCAAGTCCGCTCGCGAAGCTCGCGAGCAGGCGTTGAACAACGTTCCGCAGCTCAGCGACGATGTGAAAAACTACATCCGTCTCAGGGCCGAGATCGGAGACTTGCGCACGGTGGAGTTGGAACGGGAGCGGGATCTGTCGCGCGTCGATGTGCCGGCGCTGTCGCCGGCGGCCGATGGCGTCTTGTCGCGGATCCGCGATGCCATCGACCGCAACGACCTGAATGCGGGCCTGTCCTTCCTTCTGGCGGACAAGATGGTCGAGGCCGAGCTCGGTGAAGTCGCCGCGAAGCTGGACCAGAGGTTCGGCGAGAGAACGTTCATGGCCGGTCTCAAACCGGAGGGGCCTGCCTTTGAAAAGGCCGCCGCCCGGGTTGCCGATGAAGATCGGAGCAAGCTTGCGGATGCATGGCCGAAGTTCAACGCGCTGCAGAAAGTCGATGCAAAGAAGCGTTCCCAGGAGAAAGCTCAAGCGCAGGTGTTGAAAAAGGAACAGGTCAAAGATCAGGGCATGACCCGGTGA
- a CDS encoding TraC family protein produces MAPRTAKTASEQIDDIEAQIAKLQQRKKEVLKKQSERVAKLVMESGLADLDIDEAELSKALKDVAARFQNPATPQAHTPAPQN; encoded by the coding sequence ATGGCTCCACGCACTGCCAAAACCGCCTCCGAACAGATCGACGACATCGAAGCACAGATTGCGAAACTGCAGCAGCGCAAAAAGGAAGTGCTCAAGAAGCAGTCCGAGCGCGTTGCCAAGCTCGTCATGGAGAGCGGCCTGGCCGATCTCGACATTGACGAGGCAGAGCTCTCCAAAGCTCTGAAAGATGTTGCTGCCCGATTTCAAAACCCGGCCACTCCACAAGCTCACACTCCGGCTCCGCAAAATTGA
- a CDS encoding antitoxin VbhA family protein, with product MNVHSSRPDRSPEAVEQRRRAIEQATAANKRQGYVHDPVLENANARYVAGDITIEEHRAEMMARFQKS from the coding sequence ATGAACGTTCATTCCTCCCGTCCAGATCGTTCCCCGGAAGCCGTGGAACAGCGCCGCAGAGCCATTGAGCAAGCCACCGCAGCGAACAAACGGCAGGGCTATGTTCATGATCCGGTTCTGGAAAACGCCAACGCTCGCTATGTCGCCGGCGACATAACGATTGAAGAGCACCGCGCCGAGATGATGGCCCGCTTTCAAAAGTCCTGA
- a CDS encoding Fic family protein produces MSNEQKGSYTYPDVPGDPERSGVLRNKLNLRTRSDLTTAEYALTTSRMAEVVQGRGPSGNFDAAHLKAIHRFIFQDVYEWAGHTRNECPVIDGERVEPIGVISKGGTSFLHGSRLELGLNEALKPIQDQSVMKSATPEEFARRAALALSELNYVHPFREGNGRAQEAFITMLGQHYGREVDLSVITKARMIETSIETTHDPKSPLMQHLLEDSLNPNRREAIRGALSDLERLGENPFDHNVRASRPGETLTGQILGHSDRVASLLTEKGIVALDRADLPVRLPAGDAEITITVQSDFSILGQPPAQNAERVLSSTKERLESLVYEAAGVMVPEKVLSPEVTREELQDRLAVSKAAIKSTESLERHLKVVFADPQKVINRVKDAAELGKLGDASLAYELKDGPEKFGKLAGRGGITSSREERLARRNALAGTVNLRAIVETHINVVHGIRKTMAQERRAVVDQARVEVSAPSQSLMKAIQETMPLTEAHKAELRQVMATLEKRFGTDLREIRAHMKPERHAELSQKHGLDPKQIERVKSTLKVLDKGQVRVRQEARKLEQAKSAERGKGGPVR; encoded by the coding sequence TTGAGCAACGAACAAAAAGGCTCTTACACCTATCCGGACGTTCCAGGGGATCCGGAGCGCTCAGGCGTCCTGCGGAACAAGTTGAACCTCAGAACCCGAAGTGATCTGACGACCGCCGAATACGCGCTAACGACCTCGCGGATGGCAGAAGTCGTTCAAGGCCGTGGCCCCTCGGGCAACTTCGACGCTGCTCACTTAAAAGCCATACACCGCTTCATTTTTCAGGATGTCTACGAGTGGGCAGGGCATACCCGGAACGAATGCCCTGTCATTGATGGCGAGCGCGTTGAGCCGATCGGCGTCATATCGAAAGGCGGAACGTCCTTTTTGCACGGTTCCCGTCTGGAATTGGGCTTGAACGAAGCCTTGAAGCCGATTCAAGACCAGAGTGTCATGAAATCGGCCACTCCGGAAGAATTCGCCAGACGGGCGGCCCTGGCGCTGTCGGAGCTCAACTACGTTCACCCCTTTCGGGAAGGCAATGGCCGCGCCCAGGAAGCCTTCATTACGATGCTCGGTCAGCACTATGGCCGCGAGGTGGATTTATCCGTCATCACCAAGGCACGCATGATCGAGACCTCCATCGAGACGACCCACGATCCGAAAAGCCCGTTGATGCAACATCTCCTCGAGGACTCCCTAAATCCCAATCGGCGGGAGGCCATCCGGGGCGCACTCTCGGATCTGGAACGGCTTGGAGAGAACCCGTTCGACCACAATGTACGCGCATCCCGTCCAGGCGAAACCCTGACCGGTCAAATCCTGGGACACAGCGACCGCGTTGCCAGCCTGTTGACCGAAAAGGGCATCGTCGCGCTGGACCGGGCGGACCTTCCTGTCAGGTTGCCGGCAGGCGATGCAGAAATCACGATCACGGTCCAATCGGATTTTTCCATTCTGGGCCAGCCGCCGGCACAGAATGCCGAACGTGTTCTTAGCTCCACCAAGGAGCGCCTTGAATCTCTCGTTTATGAAGCCGCCGGCGTCATGGTGCCGGAAAAGGTGCTCAGCCCCGAGGTGACGAGAGAGGAGCTGCAGGACCGGCTTGCGGTTTCAAAAGCTGCCATCAAATCGACCGAGAGCCTGGAGCGCCATCTCAAGGTCGTCTTCGCGGATCCTCAAAAGGTTATCAATCGGGTGAAAGACGCCGCAGAACTGGGCAAACTTGGCGATGCCTCGCTGGCTTATGAATTGAAGGACGGTCCCGAGAAATTCGGCAAACTCGCAGGGCGAGGCGGCATAACTTCCAGCCGCGAAGAGCGGCTTGCGCGCCGGAATGCCCTTGCCGGTACCGTGAACCTGCGTGCCATCGTGGAAACCCACATCAACGTGGTGCACGGGATCCGCAAGACGATGGCCCAGGAGCGCCGCGCCGTTGTCGACCAGGCGCGGGTTGAGGTCAGCGCGCCAAGCCAATCGCTGATGAAAGCCATTCAGGAAACCATGCCGTTGACCGAGGCGCACAAGGCCGAGCTCCGGCAGGTGATGGCCACGCTGGAAAAACGCTTCGGCACGGACTTGAGGGAGATCCGTGCGCACATGAAGCCTGAAAGGCATGCGGAGCTCTCCCAGAAACACGGCCTCGATCCCAAACAGATAGAGCGGGTGAAGAGCACCTTGAAAGTGCTGGACAAGGGGCAGGTTCGTGTTCGACAGGAAGCCCGCAAGCTGGAACAAGCGAAGTCGGCGGAGCGAGGCAAGGGCGGGCCAGTCCGCTAG